In one window of Paludisphaera rhizosphaerae DNA:
- a CDS encoding DUF1570 domain-containing protein, protein MTTTLLALAALAFQVPAPMSGTDSARALEAEARAIVDRESEALRSLADRLSKQGEARGAAEIRKLIPAPDDGGPVRLVVLPEVTPPRSTTPADWGKDVEAIRKPAGEAFLDLARKAAAADPPHMARAAFALREAVARIPDDAEVRRLLGYVPHEGGWARPFAVERLKAGNLLHPTYGWVPEDWIRHLELGELPAPAVRGRPTTWLPAAQADGLRSNWRNPWQINTEHFEIRADVPLAEAIKFGRRLEAFHDLFFTLMADVIGDELPLARRFKSPELVPDDSYRPHTVIFYTDRNEYHERLRPVAGDRVGAESLGYYDPKGPGGKGNRRPAYFFRDAGGELPVEATLYHEVSHQLLFESAGRNAYLANTGDYWVFEGLGTYFETTTPTEDGAIEVGGLVGPRLQEAVNSLDARKFLSLGDFLRQDQAAFNRTERIYVNYQQAMALAVFLMQADRGAYREPFLDYVHDAYGGRIKRGSGRSLEDRLGIPVSEIERRLKASYAPEPRR, encoded by the coding sequence ATGACCACGACGCTCCTCGCCCTGGCCGCCCTGGCGTTTCAGGTCCCCGCCCCCATGTCGGGGACGGACTCCGCCCGGGCGCTCGAAGCCGAGGCTCGCGCGATCGTCGACCGCGAATCCGAGGCCCTCCGCTCCCTGGCCGATCGCCTCTCCAAGCAGGGCGAAGCCCGTGGAGCAGCCGAAATCCGCAAGCTGATCCCCGCTCCGGACGACGGCGGCCCCGTCCGGCTGGTCGTCCTGCCGGAGGTCACGCCCCCCCGATCCACCACTCCCGCTGACTGGGGAAAAGACGTCGAAGCGATCCGCAAGCCGGCTGGCGAGGCGTTCCTCGACCTGGCCCGGAAAGCGGCCGCCGCGGATCCGCCCCACATGGCTCGTGCGGCCTTCGCGCTTCGCGAAGCGGTCGCCCGAATTCCGGACGACGCCGAAGTCCGTCGGCTGCTGGGCTACGTCCCGCATGAAGGCGGCTGGGCCCGACCGTTCGCCGTCGAGAGGCTCAAGGCGGGGAACCTGTTGCACCCGACCTATGGCTGGGTCCCCGAGGACTGGATCCGCCACCTGGAACTGGGCGAACTCCCCGCGCCGGCCGTTCGAGGCCGCCCAACGACATGGCTCCCCGCCGCCCAGGCGGACGGGCTGCGGTCGAACTGGCGCAACCCCTGGCAGATCAACACCGAGCACTTCGAAATCCGCGCCGACGTCCCCCTCGCCGAGGCAATCAAATTCGGCCGCCGGCTGGAGGCCTTCCACGACCTTTTCTTCACCCTGATGGCCGACGTGATCGGCGACGAACTGCCATTGGCCAGGCGCTTCAAGTCGCCGGAACTTGTACCTGACGACAGCTACCGTCCCCACACGGTGATCTTCTACACCGACCGGAATGAATACCACGAGCGCCTGCGGCCCGTGGCGGGCGACCGGGTCGGGGCAGAAAGCCTTGGCTATTACGACCCCAAAGGCCCCGGCGGCAAGGGGAACCGTCGCCCAGCCTACTTCTTCCGAGACGCCGGCGGCGAGCTTCCCGTCGAGGCCACGCTCTATCACGAGGTCTCGCACCAGCTCCTGTTCGAGTCGGCCGGGCGCAACGCCTACCTGGCGAACACCGGCGACTACTGGGTGTTCGAAGGGCTCGGCACCTACTTCGAGACCACGACACCGACCGAGGACGGCGCGATCGAGGTCGGCGGCCTGGTCGGCCCTCGGCTCCAGGAAGCCGTGAACTCGCTCGACGCGCGCAAGTTCCTGTCCCTGGGCGACTTCCTTCGCCAGGATCAGGCCGCTTTCAACCGCACGGAGCGGATTTACGTCAACTATCAGCAGGCGATGGCCCTGGCGGTCTTCCTGATGCAGGCCGACCGAGGCGCGTACCGTGAGCCGTTCCTGGACTACGTCCACGACGCTTACGGCGGGCGCATCAAGAGAGGCTCGGGGCGATCACTGGAGGACCGCCTCGGCATCCCTGTGAGCGAGATCGAACGCCGGCTCAAGGCGTCTTACGCCCCCGAGCCCAGGCGTTGA
- a CDS encoding CvpA family protein yields MSVPPALLDTLLVALMLFMTYVLTSEGAWGAALMFFNVLFGGLIAFNFYEPLAELIDSTGIGWSFSDTLAMMLIFCASVLLLRLATESLAPAMVRFPNPVYHLTRLVFSFGTTVVTFAIILLAFHAAPVHKNVFGYINYNTKPPFGMGIDHGWLGFFQYTTGDIFARYGSGVRDPYSTYGKTGNQFMQVHLFDPKGRWLIDKQELRPYGEGAILEEGGSGGGGLPAGGGEGAPAVDAAPGTTNSRPIGGSVAPAAPFGTPN; encoded by the coding sequence ATGTCCGTGCCCCCAGCCCTGCTCGACACGCTCCTCGTCGCCCTCATGCTCTTCATGACGTACGTCCTGACGAGCGAGGGGGCCTGGGGCGCGGCCCTGATGTTCTTCAACGTCCTGTTCGGCGGCCTGATCGCGTTCAACTTCTATGAGCCGTTGGCCGAACTGATCGACTCCACCGGGATCGGCTGGAGCTTCTCCGACACCCTGGCGATGATGCTGATCTTCTGCGCCTCGGTGCTCTTGCTCCGCCTGGCGACGGAGTCGCTGGCGCCGGCGATGGTGCGGTTCCCGAACCCGGTGTATCACCTCACCCGGCTGGTCTTCTCGTTCGGCACGACGGTCGTGACCTTCGCGATCATCCTGCTGGCCTTCCACGCCGCGCCGGTGCACAAGAACGTCTTTGGCTACATCAACTACAACACCAAGCCGCCGTTCGGCATGGGGATCGACCACGGCTGGCTGGGATTCTTCCAGTACACCACCGGCGACATCTTCGCTCGCTACGGCTCCGGCGTCCGCGACCCGTACAGCACCTACGGCAAGACCGGCAATCAGTTCATGCAGGTCCACCTGTTCGACCCCAAGGGCCGCTGGCTGATCGACAAGCAGGAGCTTCGCCCCTACGGCGAAGGGGCGATCCTCGAAGAAGGCGGTAGCGGCGGCGGCGGTCTGCCCGCTGGCGGCGGAGAAGGGGCCCCGGCGGTGGACGCGGCCCCGGGGACGACCAACTCGCGGCCGATCGGGGGCTCGGTGGCTCCGGCCGCCCCCTTCGGAACGCCGAATTAA
- a CDS encoding GspE/PulE family protein, which translates to MSRPSLVLATFLLGTLGVAAGSEAAEAVGGFIPLLAQTAAPVIPRGPGFYLNLYKFVPVVLIYLLWTWTTDWVEHDGKELNNPKSETWNSVVFFAGVLGLAMVFSIPIYPVGMTLLLLSYFVPILTYIFVRNQTVSDDRKVLTPYHLGEVANDILARMGMRPWFNRDGGSVDRAGPPIVFIGKSTGVNSKEDPSRVRQAEESRSFMAAKELVYDAVLRRATDIHLEPTSDQLSVRYRIDGILHSAEPFDRATGDAVINVFKVLSAMDISEKRKPQDGSFAAKLQGRDLDFRVATSGSKAGEKLVMRILDNSAGITKLEDLGMRPKLVEQLRSLVTQPHGMILSCGPTGSGKSTTLYAALREIDRYQRNIITVEDPIEYHLDNVTQMEVNTKAGQTFATSLRSILRQDPDVIMIGEVRDQETANIACQAANTGHMVFSTVHSNDAVTALFRLLDLGVEPFMIASALTAVLGQRLVRLLCESCKEPYKPKPEFLKKANLPVDKVDVFYRRPENPEQVCPQCGGTGYFGRAGIFELLVLTEPIREMLRENPSLTKIKAEARRGGMIYLQEDGLRQVIQGRTSIEELLRVVK; encoded by the coding sequence ATGAGTCGTCCGTCTCTGGTGCTCGCGACGTTTCTGCTCGGGACGCTCGGCGTCGCCGCCGGGTCCGAGGCGGCTGAAGCGGTCGGGGGCTTCATACCGCTGCTCGCCCAGACCGCGGCGCCGGTGATCCCGCGCGGCCCGGGGTTCTATCTGAACCTCTACAAATTCGTCCCGGTCGTCCTGATCTATCTCCTCTGGACCTGGACGACCGACTGGGTCGAGCACGACGGCAAGGAGCTGAACAACCCCAAGTCCGAGACCTGGAACAGCGTGGTCTTCTTCGCGGGGGTTCTCGGCCTGGCGATGGTCTTCTCGATCCCCATCTACCCCGTCGGGATGACGCTTCTGCTGTTGTCGTACTTCGTACCGATCCTCACTTACATCTTCGTTCGAAATCAGACGGTCTCCGACGACCGCAAGGTGCTGACCCCCTACCACCTGGGCGAAGTCGCCAACGACATCCTGGCCCGGATGGGGATGCGGCCCTGGTTCAATCGAGACGGGGGGTCGGTCGACCGCGCCGGGCCGCCGATCGTCTTCATCGGCAAGTCCACGGGCGTGAACTCCAAGGAGGATCCCAGCCGGGTCCGCCAGGCTGAGGAGTCGCGGTCGTTCATGGCGGCCAAGGAACTGGTCTACGACGCCGTTCTCCGCCGCGCGACCGACATCCACCTGGAGCCGACTTCCGACCAGCTCTCGGTCCGCTACCGAATCGACGGCATCCTGCACTCCGCCGAGCCGTTCGACCGCGCCACCGGCGACGCCGTCATCAACGTCTTCAAGGTTCTCTCGGCGATGGACATCTCCGAGAAGCGCAAGCCCCAGGACGGTTCGTTCGCGGCTAAACTCCAGGGCCGAGACCTCGACTTCCGCGTCGCCACCTCGGGCTCGAAGGCCGGCGAGAAGCTGGTCATGCGAATCCTGGACAACTCGGCCGGGATCACCAAGCTGGAAGACCTGGGGATGCGGCCCAAGCTCGTCGAACAGCTCCGCAGCCTGGTTACCCAGCCGCACGGCATGATCCTGTCCTGCGGTCCGACCGGCTCGGGTAAGTCGACCACGTTGTACGCGGCCCTCCGCGAGATCGACCGCTATCAGCGGAACATCATCACGGTCGAGGACCCGATCGAGTACCACCTCGACAACGTGACCCAGATGGAGGTCAACACCAAGGCCGGCCAGACCTTCGCCACCAGCCTGCGGTCGATCCTGCGGCAAGACCCCGACGTCATCATGATCGGCGAGGTCCGCGACCAGGAGACGGCGAACATTGCCTGCCAGGCGGCCAACACGGGCCACATGGTCTTCTCCACGGTCCACTCCAACGACGCCGTGACCGCGCTCTTCCGGCTCCTCGACCTGGGCGTCGAGCCGTTCATGATCGCCTCGGCCCTCACGGCGGTGCTCGGCCAGCGGCTCGTGCGGCTCCTCTGCGAATCCTGCAAGGAACCCTACAAGCCCAAGCCCGAGTTCCTCAAGAAGGCCAACCTCCCCGTCGACAAGGTCGACGTCTTCTATCGACGGCCCGAGAACCCCGAGCAGGTCTGCCCACAGTGCGGCGGCACCGGCTACTTCGGCCGCGCCGGCATCTTCGAGCTGCTGGTCCTCACCGAGCCGATCCGCGAGATGCTCCGTGAAAACCCGTCGCTCACCAAGATCAAGGCCGAGGCTCGCCGCGGCGGCATGATCTACCTCCAGGAAGACGGTCTCCGCCAGGTCATCCAGGGGCGGACCTCGATCGAGGAATTGCTCCGCGTCGTCAAGTAA
- a CDS encoding type IV pilus twitching motility protein PilT, whose product MSTAVESKTDAPANEPEANKLFRMCIKYQGSDLHLKVGLAPSMRLAGVLRQMQLPPLTTHDMERLMYPLLNPRQRGILDEEGGVDFAHIILDGDVETRFRVNLFKARGRLSLVARRVSNKIPTFEQLHLPPSLAEITQYDQGIIIFAGVTGSGKSTSIASMLQYVNERERMHIVTIEDPIEYTYKDDKSVINQREVGIDVIDWDIALKHAVRQDPDIILVGELRDRDTFNAAMHAAETGHLVFGTIHAGTAPSTISRLLDLFPRDMHSSLRQSLAFNLKAVVAQKLLPTTKEWAEKGVTRVPTNEIMRMNPTVKKLILNEEDTKLGDAIRIGMSEGMQDFTESLRQLVVAEKIERAVAFEVAPSPESLKMALKGITINQPGIL is encoded by the coding sequence ATGTCCACAGCCGTCGAATCCAAGACCGACGCTCCGGCCAACGAGCCCGAGGCGAACAAACTGTTCCGCATGTGCATCAAGTATCAGGGCTCGGACCTCCACCTGAAGGTCGGCCTGGCCCCCTCGATGCGCCTGGCCGGCGTCCTCCGGCAGATGCAACTGCCGCCTCTGACGACTCACGACATGGAGCGGTTGATGTACCCGCTCCTCAACCCTCGTCAGCGAGGGATTCTGGACGAGGAGGGGGGCGTCGACTTCGCCCACATCATCCTCGACGGCGACGTCGAGACCCGATTCCGCGTCAATCTCTTCAAGGCGCGGGGACGGCTCAGCCTGGTCGCCCGGCGCGTGAGCAACAAGATCCCGACCTTCGAACAGCTCCACCTGCCGCCGAGCCTGGCCGAGATCACCCAGTACGACCAGGGGATCATCATCTTCGCCGGCGTGACCGGCTCCGGGAAGTCGACCTCGATCGCCTCGATGCTCCAGTACGTCAACGAGCGCGAGCGGATGCACATCGTGACGATCGAGGACCCGATCGAATACACCTACAAGGACGACAAGTCGGTCATCAACCAGCGTGAGGTCGGGATCGACGTCATCGACTGGGACATCGCGCTGAAGCACGCGGTGCGGCAAGATCCGGACATCATCCTGGTGGGCGAGCTTCGCGACCGCGACACGTTCAACGCCGCCATGCACGCGGCCGAGACCGGCCACCTCGTGTTCGGCACGATCCACGCCGGCACGGCGCCCTCGACGATCAGCCGTCTTCTGGACCTCTTCCCACGCGACATGCACTCGTCGCTGCGGCAGTCGCTGGCGTTCAACCTCAAGGCGGTCGTCGCTCAGAAGCTCCTGCCGACCACGAAGGAGTGGGCCGAGAAGGGGGTGACCCGCGTCCCGACCAACGAAATCATGCGGATGAATCCGACGGTCAAGAAGCTGATCCTCAACGAGGAAGACACGAAGCTCGGCGACGCGATCCGGATCGGCATGTCGGAAGGGATGCAGGACTTCACGGAGAGCCTCCGCCAGCTCGTCGTCGCCGAGAAGATCGAGCGGGCCGTGGCCTTCGAAGTCGCCCCCAGCCCCGAGTCTTTGAAAATGGCCCTCAAGGGGATTACCATCAACCAGCCTGGTATCCTATAA
- the hisF gene encoding imidazole glycerol phosphate synthase subunit HisF, which produces MLAKRIIPCLDVNQGRVVKGTNFLNLRDAGDPVEVARRYDEEGADELVFLDITASHEQREILWDVVRRTSEVCFMPLTVGGGIRTLEDVRALLKAGADKVSINSAAVRDPELIRKAARKFGSQCIVVNIDPKRVSRDGREVWEVHINGGRVSTGLEAVAWAQEVERLGAGEIVLTSMDADGTKNGYDLPMTHAVVDAVSIPVVASGGAGSPEHLRAVLAEAGASAALAASIFHYKEHSIRETKDYLAEHGVPVRRPEAAARAS; this is translated from the coding sequence ATGCTGGCCAAGCGGATCATCCCCTGCCTGGACGTCAATCAAGGCCGCGTGGTCAAGGGGACCAACTTCCTCAACCTTCGCGATGCCGGCGATCCGGTCGAGGTCGCGCGGCGTTACGACGAGGAAGGGGCCGACGAACTGGTCTTCCTCGACATCACGGCCAGCCATGAGCAGAGAGAGATCCTCTGGGACGTCGTCCGGCGGACGTCTGAAGTCTGCTTCATGCCGTTGACCGTCGGCGGCGGGATCCGAACCCTCGAAGACGTCCGCGCCCTATTGAAGGCGGGGGCCGACAAGGTCTCGATCAACTCGGCCGCCGTCCGCGATCCCGAGCTGATCCGCAAGGCGGCCCGAAAATTCGGCAGCCAGTGCATCGTGGTCAACATCGACCCCAAACGCGTCTCACGAGACGGCCGGGAGGTGTGGGAAGTCCACATCAACGGCGGCCGGGTCTCGACCGGTCTGGAAGCCGTCGCCTGGGCGCAGGAAGTCGAGCGGCTGGGCGCCGGCGAGATCGTCCTGACCAGCATGGACGCCGACGGCACCAAGAACGGTTACGATCTGCCGATGACCCACGCGGTGGTCGACGCCGTGTCGATCCCGGTCGTCGCCTCCGGCGGGGCCGGCTCTCCCGAACATCTGCGGGCTGTCTTGGCCGAGGCGGGCGCCAGCGCCGCTCTGGCCGCGAGCATCTTCCATTACAAGGAGCATTCGATCCGGGAGACCAAGGACTACCTGGCGGAGCACGGCGTGCCGGTCCGCCGGCCCGAGGCCGCCGCCCGAGCCTCCTGA
- a CDS encoding CAP domain-containing protein produces the protein MSISTFEFRSALRLILSLVAVFSAVLSADAQQYQYQTVAPTVPTYTYQTTQPTATQPTYQVAQPTQYVQQPAAPVYYYQSAYAGMDATTQPAPVAAAPEAAAAAPAAAEAPAAAYGDPYGFTAWLNGVRASYGLGPVGHDPNLSSWAAMNNAQQAARGLGHHVMGPARRQNSAMGGFPGIEAMWMASPAHRAALLDPTITWIGIAGAGAWWTFNAN, from the coding sequence TTGTCCATCTCCACCTTTGAGTTTCGCAGCGCTTTGCGGCTGATCCTATCCCTTGTTGCGGTGTTCTCGGCCGTCCTCAGCGCGGATGCTCAACAGTATCAGTATCAGACCGTCGCTCCGACGGTTCCCACCTACACCTACCAGACCACGCAGCCTACCGCGACTCAGCCGACCTACCAGGTCGCTCAGCCCACCCAATACGTTCAGCAGCCCGCGGCTCCCGTATATTACTACCAGAGCGCTTACGCCGGCATGGATGCGACGACGCAGCCCGCGCCGGTCGCTGCGGCACCTGAAGCCGCCGCTGCCGCTCCGGCCGCCGCGGAGGCTCCCGCCGCTGCCTACGGCGATCCCTACGGCTTCACCGCCTGGCTGAACGGCGTTCGCGCTTCGTACGGCCTGGGCCCTGTCGGCCATGATCCGAACCTGTCGAGCTGGGCGGCGATGAACAACGCCCAGCAGGCGGCCCGCGGTCTGGGCCACCACGTGATGGGCCCCGCGCGTCGCCAGAACTCGGCGATGGGCGGATTCCCGGGGATCGAGGCGATGTGGATGGCCTCCCCCGCTCACCGGGCGGCTCTGCTCGATCCGACGATCACCTGGATCGGGATCGCCGGCGCCGGCGCCTGGTGGACCTTCAACGCCAACTGA
- a CDS encoding GGDEF domain-containing protein, translating to MAGQTLAAATVAEASIHDFTAVAAAAADVEVLRGALVAAVKWVSDGAPASLILDSVVEECEPPRFGSGPGSSAVLPIRTHGGKTWGAILLGKQPDEPACATGLTRRRLETLAAIAALAFDRLAMTPRRSEPVEVADTPADTVEAVHDATLLSAVLPFALGQARRNKEPLSILCVAINQLRGIRELFGKDEADRIVAGVGARIAGLLRSSDLVCRLDDDRVMVVLPRVELRDAVRVGEKLARKIADSGEILGVPIAITLAVGAASLPTSATTLGGLLDAVDLALCEARRRRPGSVAAAPLVVSARGDEEPTRLLVADRDELTC from the coding sequence GTGGCAGGCCAGACATTGGCGGCGGCGACTGTGGCGGAGGCTTCGATCCATGACTTCACCGCCGTGGCCGCCGCCGCGGCCGACGTCGAAGTGCTGCGCGGGGCGCTGGTCGCAGCGGTGAAGTGGGTGTCGGACGGGGCCCCGGCGAGCCTGATCCTGGACTCGGTCGTCGAAGAGTGCGAGCCGCCGCGGTTCGGGTCTGGCCCGGGATCGTCGGCTGTTCTCCCCATCCGCACCCACGGCGGCAAGACCTGGGGAGCGATCCTGCTGGGGAAACAACCGGATGAGCCCGCCTGCGCGACCGGTCTGACGAGGCGCCGCCTGGAGACCCTGGCGGCGATCGCGGCCCTGGCCTTTGATCGCCTGGCGATGACTCCCCGACGGTCCGAGCCCGTCGAGGTCGCGGACACGCCGGCCGATACGGTTGAGGCCGTCCACGACGCCACGTTGCTGAGCGCAGTGCTCCCCTTCGCCCTGGGACAGGCGCGTCGGAACAAGGAGCCGCTGTCGATCCTTTGCGTCGCGATCAACCAGTTGCGGGGGATCCGGGAACTGTTCGGCAAGGATGAGGCCGACCGGATCGTCGCTGGCGTGGGGGCGCGGATCGCCGGCCTGCTCCGATCCAGCGATCTTGTCTGCCGCCTCGACGATGATCGAGTGATGGTCGTTCTGCCCCGCGTCGAACTGCGAGACGCGGTTCGGGTGGGAGAGAAGCTGGCCCGGAAGATCGCCGATTCCGGCGAGATCCTGGGTGTGCCCATCGCGATCACGCTGGCGGTGGGGGCCGCCTCGCTGCCGACGAGCGCGACGACGCTCGGGGGGCTGCTGGACGCCGTCGACCTCGCCCTCTGCGAGGCTCGGCGACGCCGTCCTGGAAGCGTCGCCGCCGCGCCGCTGGTTGTGTCGGCCCGCGGCGACGAGGAGCCGACGCGGCTCCTCGTCGCCGACCGGGACGAACTTACTTGCTGA
- a CDS encoding tetratricopeptide repeat protein, which yields MSKWTRTALAGLVAGCLCLQTVPASAQRGGRGGGSMRGGGGGMRGGGGGYGGGGMRGGGGYGGGGYGGGMGQPSFNRTPSFTTPGNIQRPNYGGGYNPGAGGGGWQGQMRPSTPAQRPNFPAANQPGVARPQTPGNRPNLGPGLNQPGGVPGGGRPPIAGPGNPGIRPPGGPGGPGYPGYPGGRPPGNIAGRPPGWNPPPAWGGRPGWNNHQAWVNGYWHGQNNNFWNNGGAFWGGMALGGLAGWGLTSSYYNWGYLPYSNPYAMVATQPVVIQQPVVVGQPVQQQVIEDQSAYDYSQPLKSAGGDAEAPANDPALQTFDAARASFKAGDYAGALKQTDEALKAMPNDAAVHEFRALCLFALKQYDQSAGVLYAVLSVGPGWDWTTLISLYPDVDTYTAQLRALEDYRSAHLDSPQARFVLAYHYLTQGHTDAAVREFNEVVKLEPNDALAKQIVAALTSAGDQQQPAAAQPQPDAAAQPGAPAQPPGQEFSLVGAWKAAPDGNTTIGLTLNGDGGFTWNVTQQGRTQPITGTYTYGSGVLTLARNGGDNDAMVGRVTWKDDSHFVFQALGGGANDPGLSFSK from the coding sequence ATGAGCAAATGGACTCGCACGGCCCTCGCGGGCCTCGTCGCCGGTTGCCTCTGTCTTCAGACCGTCCCCGCATCAGCCCAACGCGGCGGACGTGGGGGAGGCAGCATGCGCGGCGGCGGCGGCGGCATGCGCGGCGGCGGCGGCGGTTACGGCGGGGGGGGCATGCGCGGCGGCGGCGGATACGGGGGCGGCGGATACGGGGGCGGCATGGGCCAGCCGTCGTTCAACCGGACCCCGTCGTTCACCACTCCGGGAAACATCCAGCGCCCGAACTACGGCGGCGGATACAACCCCGGAGCGGGCGGCGGAGGGTGGCAGGGTCAGATGCGGCCCTCGACGCCAGCCCAGCGGCCGAACTTCCCCGCTGCGAATCAGCCGGGAGTCGCGCGGCCGCAGACGCCGGGAAATCGCCCCAATCTCGGTCCGGGCCTCAATCAGCCCGGAGGAGTGCCTGGCGGCGGACGGCCTCCCATCGCAGGCCCTGGCAACCCTGGCATTCGTCCTCCCGGCGGTCCCGGGGGCCCGGGTTATCCTGGATATCCCGGTGGTCGCCCGCCCGGAAACATCGCTGGACGCCCGCCCGGCTGGAACCCACCGCCGGCCTGGGGCGGCCGGCCCGGGTGGAACAACCACCAGGCCTGGGTCAACGGCTACTGGCACGGCCAAAACAACAACTTCTGGAACAACGGCGGCGCCTTCTGGGGCGGGATGGCTCTCGGCGGCCTCGCTGGCTGGGGGCTGACCTCGTCCTATTACAACTGGGGATACCTGCCGTACTCCAACCCCTACGCCATGGTGGCCACTCAGCCGGTGGTGATCCAGCAGCCGGTGGTCGTCGGCCAGCCGGTCCAGCAGCAGGTGATCGAGGATCAGTCGGCCTACGATTACTCGCAGCCGCTGAAGTCCGCCGGGGGAGACGCCGAAGCCCCGGCGAACGACCCGGCTCTCCAGACCTTCGACGCCGCCCGCGCCTCGTTCAAGGCCGGCGACTATGCCGGGGCCCTCAAGCAGACCGACGAGGCGCTCAAGGCGATGCCCAACGACGCCGCCGTCCATGAGTTCCGCGCGCTCTGCCTCTTCGCCCTGAAGCAGTACGATCAGTCCGCCGGAGTACTCTACGCCGTTCTCTCGGTCGGCCCCGGCTGGGACTGGACGACCCTGATCAGCCTGTATCCCGACGTCGACACGTACACGGCCCAACTCCGGGCCCTGGAGGATTATCGCTCCGCCCACCTGGATTCGCCCCAGGCTCGCTTCGTCCTGGCCTATCACTATCTGACCCAGGGCCACACCGACGCGGCCGTCCGCGAATTCAACGAGGTCGTGAAGCTGGAACCCAACGACGCCCTGGCCAAGCAGATCGTCGCCGCTCTGACCAGCGCCGGCGACCAGCAGCAGCCCGCGGCCGCGCAACCTCAACCCGACGCCGCCGCACAACCCGGGGCTCCCGCTCAGCCTCCGGGCCAGGAGTTCAGCCTGGTGGGAGCCTGGAAGGCTGCGCCCGACGGAAATACGACCATCGGGCTGACGCTGAACGGCGACGGCGGCTTCACCTGGAACGTCACCCAGCAGGGCCGCACTCAGCCGATCACCGGCACCTACACCTACGGCTCGGGCGTCCTAACTCTGGCCCGGAACGGCGGTGATAACGACGCCATGGTCGGCCGAGTGACCTGGAAAGACGACTCTCACTTCGTCTTCCAGGCCCTTGGAGGAGGGGCGAACGATCCCGGTCTGAGCTTCAGCAAGTAA
- a CDS encoding YybH family protein, whose translation MFRIATALMLAGVFPLGIARSLAAEEAPAAQGETDRRAIEAVVAEFVRAFNAGDAAAVAALFTEGARIETEGSPAIEGRAAIQKLFAERFAADPGRTIVVKTEHLRLLGADAALEEGSAVVATSGAGDNPEDAVRYQYSASYVRKDGKWLQDCIHDYPASSPDADKSPRDHLADLAWLIGEWLDEDDSARVETSCDWAEDGAFLTRKFQVKVGSDVVMKGVQRIGWDPRLKQFRSWTFDSEGGFSEAVWSRDPGSDRWIAKSTGVLKDGRTVSATNILTRSGRDVVRWASVDRTLGGAALPDSETITLVRQPPAPRAVATSPASPTSKLPGSKP comes from the coding sequence ATGTTCAGGATCGCGACGGCGCTGATGCTTGCGGGGGTTTTCCCGCTGGGAATCGCTCGGTCGCTCGCGGCGGAGGAAGCTCCCGCCGCTCAGGGTGAAACCGATCGCAGGGCGATCGAGGCCGTGGTCGCGGAATTCGTCCGGGCCTTCAACGCGGGGGACGCTGCGGCGGTCGCCGCCCTGTTCACCGAGGGGGCCCGGATCGAAACCGAGGGCTCCCCAGCCATCGAAGGTCGCGCCGCCATCCAGAAGCTCTTCGCCGAACGTTTCGCCGCCGACCCCGGCCGGACGATCGTCGTGAAGACGGAGCACCTCAGACTTCTGGGGGCCGACGCCGCACTTGAGGAGGGCTCCGCGGTCGTGGCGACCTCCGGCGCGGGCGACAATCCCGAGGACGCGGTTCGCTACCAGTATTCAGCGTCCTACGTCCGCAAGGACGGCAAGTGGCTTCAGGACTGCATCCACGACTATCCCGCCTCCAGCCCCGACGCCGACAAATCGCCGCGCGACCATCTCGCCGATCTGGCCTGGCTGATCGGCGAGTGGCTCGACGAGGACGACTCCGCCCGGGTCGAGACCTCCTGCGACTGGGCCGAAGACGGCGCGTTCCTGACCCGCAAGTTTCAGGTCAAAGTCGGGAGCGACGTCGTGATGAAGGGGGTCCAGCGGATTGGCTGGGATCCCCGGCTGAAGCAGTTCCGCTCCTGGACCTTCGACTCCGAAGGGGGCTTCTCCGAGGCCGTCTGGTCGCGAGATCCGGGGAGCGATCGCTGGATCGCCAAGTCGACGGGCGTCCTCAAGGACGGTCGGACCGTTTCGGCGACCAACATCCTGACCCGCTCCGGTCGCGACGTCGTTCGCTGGGCGTCGGTCGACCGAACGCTCGGCGGCGCCGCTCTGCCGGACTCTGAGACGATCACGCTCGTGCGTCAGCCCCCCGCGCCAAGGGCCGTCGCGACCTCGCCCGCCTCTCCGACTTCCAAGCTTCCCGGGAGCAAGCCATGA